From one Gemmatimonadota bacterium genomic stretch:
- a CDS encoding sulfatase-like hydrolase/transferase — translation MAQNVSRVSRATAEPPNLLFILTDQQRQDGVGCYGKKGVITPNLDRLASEGMRFDRAYAAQPVCAPNRGTIFSGLYPHNHGVLENTWDIDPEIPLFPDFLKAVGYRCAYFGKWHLGDPSRDAWETMPTYPRDGRGQGHYYTIDEKKVYQTDVLAQDAIDFIRKEDTRPFCAYVSYYPPHPPYSVPEKYEALYQKLYPEDEKRRKYYAMCTAIDDAVGDLLKTLDDSGITDNTLVIFTSEHGHLFDHRWNDHSKRLCYDTVARIPLLMRFPAAIASGRIGEILISSVDLIPTILGLLGYAVSEDLDGIDLSDSIRQGGKTGREALVIVNTPFIDKKGEGPNQPELDKGEERCVVSDDWKLILSTVRKPELYHMPSDPGERQNRWQEMASSETVANLKTHLQAWADKTRDKLAPILLAKI, via the coding sequence ATGGCACAAAATGTATCACGGGTGAGCAGAGCTACCGCAGAGCCGCCCAATCTGCTATTCATTTTAACGGACCAACAGCGCCAGGATGGCGTGGGATGTTATGGCAAAAAGGGCGTTATAACACCCAATCTGGACCGGTTGGCATCGGAAGGAATGCGATTTGACAGAGCTTATGCCGCACAACCCGTCTGTGCGCCAAATCGCGGCACAATTTTCTCGGGCCTTTATCCGCACAATCACGGCGTGCTCGAAAACACATGGGATATAGATCCAGAAATACCGCTTTTTCCCGATTTCCTCAAAGCTGTGGGATATCGGTGTGCCTACTTTGGCAAATGGCACCTGGGAGATCCATCGAGAGACGCATGGGAGACAATGCCCACATATCCCCGCGACGGCCGAGGACAAGGGCATTATTACACTATTGACGAAAAAAAAGTGTATCAAACGGATGTACTGGCACAAGACGCCATTGATTTTATTCGCAAAGAGGACACACGTCCATTCTGTGCTTATGTATCCTATTATCCTCCCCATCCACCTTATTCTGTCCCCGAAAAATACGAAGCACTTTATCAAAAACTCTACCCTGAGGACGAAAAACGGCGCAAATACTACGCGATGTGTACAGCGATTGACGATGCAGTTGGCGACCTGTTGAAAACACTCGATGATAGTGGAATTACAGACAATACCCTCGTCATCTTTACCTCCGAACACGGTCACCTCTTTGACCACCGGTGGAATGACCACAGCAAACGCCTCTGTTATGATACTGTCGCGCGCATCCCCCTGCTCATGCGATTCCCCGCAGCAATTGCCAGCGGTAGAATCGGCGAAATCCTCATCAGTTCGGTCGATTTGATACCGACGATCCTCGGCCTCCTGGGATATGCAGTCTCCGAGGACCTCGATGGTATAGACCTCAGCGATTCAATCCGACAGGGTGGCAAAACAGGACGCGAGGCACTTGTCATAGTAAATACGCCATTTATCGATAAAAAAGGCGAAGGCCCCAATCAGCCCGAACTCGATAAAGGAGAAGAGCGGTGTGTAGTCTCAGACGATTGGAAACTGATTTTGTCAACCGTGCGAAAACCCGAACTGTATCACATGCCCAGCGACCCGGGTGAACGGCAAAACCGCTGGCAAGAGATGGCAAGCTCTGAAACCGTTGCAAATTTAAAAACCCACCTGCAAGCCTGGGCAGACAAAACAAGAGATAAACTCGCCCCAATCTTATTGGCGAAAATATGA
- a CDS encoding aldo/keto reductase: protein MDYVNFGTAGVKVSRLALGLGFRGQADEAEGQRVIERAIDLGINLIDCANTYGPGDDRTHIGRSEVVLGKALKGKRDDVVITSKVFSRIGTGPNDQGLSRYHIMREVERSLNRLDTDHIDVYLVHNFDESTPIEETARALDDLVHQGKVRYIGCCNHSAWQACKALWIQHALNLVPYMCMQNPYNLLHRALEREIFPFVRSEGLGVMVYSPLAVGLLSGFYKPDALPPEGSLWAKRRMAQYETMMAGAEEKVLTTLFDIANELDKTPGQVALSWVLSHPEVTVAITGGDTIAHLEDNIGGVGWVLDAALRDKLDAVSVNLESGR from the coding sequence ATGGATTATGTCAATTTTGGTACAGCAGGTGTAAAAGTAAGTCGGCTGGCACTGGGCCTGGGCTTTCGCGGACAGGCAGACGAAGCGGAAGGACAAAGAGTTATTGAGAGAGCGATAGACCTGGGCATAAATTTGATCGACTGCGCCAACACCTATGGTCCCGGAGATGATCGCACGCATATCGGGCGTTCAGAAGTCGTGTTGGGCAAAGCTCTGAAGGGCAAACGGGACGATGTGGTAATCACCTCGAAAGTATTTAGCCGCATCGGCACGGGACCAAATGATCAGGGTCTATCCCGCTATCACATCATGCGGGAAGTGGAACGCTCACTGAACCGATTGGACACCGATCATATCGACGTGTATCTCGTACATAACTTCGATGAATCGACACCGATTGAAGAAACCGCACGCGCACTGGACGATCTGGTACATCAGGGCAAGGTGCGCTATATCGGGTGTTGCAACCATTCGGCATGGCAAGCGTGCAAAGCACTCTGGATTCAACACGCACTGAATCTGGTACCTTATATGTGCATGCAAAATCCATACAATCTGCTACATCGCGCATTGGAGCGGGAAATTTTTCCCTTTGTGCGAAGCGAGGGTCTGGGAGTAATGGTTTACAGTCCATTAGCCGTGGGACTATTGAGCGGGTTTTACAAACCCGACGCACTCCCCCCTGAAGGTTCGCTGTGGGCAAAACGCCGAATGGCGCAATACGAAACCATGATGGCGGGCGCAGAGGAAAAAGTGCTGACAACCCTGTTTGATATAGCAAATGAACTGGACAAAACGCCGGGGCAAGTCGCCCTATCCTGGGTCCTGTCGCATCCCGAAGTAACCGTGGCAATTACAGGTGGCGACACCATCGCGCATTTGGAAGACAATATCGGGGGCGTGGGATGGGTTCTGGATGCCGCATTGCGAGATAAATTGGACGCTGTTTCCGTGAATTTGGAATCCGGACGATAG
- a CDS encoding M50 family metallopeptidase codes for MTIIRTFWLHLLLAVIALALWDTPVIKPFRVFVVWIHEMGHASMAIATGGEVEELRVRWNESGHVISRGGIFPLISSAGYVGSAFLGALLIYTGRWLGTQRILLGLIGILQIGMAALYTPFGTLDFWFGATCGLVLIVVTIRFGRLSHVLATWIGIVLCLYSLYDFRTDLWMQTERTDAGILARYFGIEILAYPIAFVWAAISIYVMYRAMRGLIRHKIQNGTEASSNQTAEYYSQD; via the coding sequence ATGACCATAATAAGAACATTCTGGCTACATCTGCTATTGGCAGTTATCGCACTGGCATTGTGGGACACGCCGGTCATAAAACCATTTCGCGTCTTTGTGGTGTGGATACACGAAATGGGCCATGCGAGTATGGCGATTGCAACAGGCGGTGAAGTAGAGGAACTGCGCGTACGGTGGAATGAATCGGGGCATGTGATCAGTCGAGGGGGAATATTTCCACTCATCAGTTCAGCGGGTTATGTGGGATCGGCCTTTCTCGGTGCATTGCTAATTTATACGGGCCGATGGCTGGGCACACAAAGAATATTGCTCGGATTGATCGGTATTCTGCAAATTGGAATGGCTGCACTGTACACGCCATTTGGGACACTCGATTTCTGGTTTGGCGCGACCTGTGGACTCGTACTGATTGTCGTAACGATTCGATTTGGTCGCTTATCACATGTGTTGGCAACGTGGATCGGTATTGTCCTGTGTTTGTACAGTTTGTACGATTTTCGCACGGATTTGTGGATGCAGACAGAACGCACCGATGCAGGGATATTGGCTCGGTATTTCGGCATAGAGATATTGGCATATCCAATTGCATTTGTTTGGGCAGCCATTTCAATTTATGTCATGTACAGGGCGATGCGGGGATTAATCCGCCACAAGATACAAAATGGCACTGAGGCATCATCTAACCAGACCGCGGAGTATTATTCACAAGATTAA